The Leucobacter viscericola sequence GCGGCCATGACGTGCGAGACCTTCACCACACGCTCCGATAGCTCTTGGGCGGCCTCTTCAGACATCGGACCCTGCGCTCGCTCAACGAAGCCACCGCCCCGGGTCGCGTCGGGGTGCACATAGAGAAGTCTTGCCCCGCCGCTGTGCGCATTCTGTGGCAGCTCTTCGCCCTCAGCAAGCTGAAACGCGCCGAGCACCACACCGAGCTGGTAGGCCTGCAGCTGCGCATGCGTTTCGGTGGCGGCTTTCGTGGGCGGGGTGCGCCCGGTCTTGAGGTCAACCACCGTTACCTCGACCGATCCATCGGCGAGACTGCGTAGCTCGAGGCGGTCGGCCATGCCACGCAACACCGCACGCTCAATCGGAATTTCAAACAGGGTCTCGCGACCGACGAGCTCACGATCTGACGCGGCAAACTCACGCAGGTAGTCAGAGAGCCCCGCTGTCATTGCGGCGGCCAAGCGTCGACCTCTCTCTGATTCCCACTCTGCGTCAAACGGCAGCTTGTGCCATTCTCTTTCAACAGCGGCAAGCAAAGCCTCGGGATCGGGATCCTGCGCTGTCTCAAGCGCGTGGTGCACGAGGGTGCCAAGACTTGCCTGGACACTTCCGGTTCCACCTCCGAGGCTCGCAATCACCCAGTCGAGCGGGCACTCCTCCGCTCGCTCGAGCTGAGAGGGACTCACCGGCACACGCAGTTCAGCATCTGCCGCGAGGTCATATATCGGCGCGGAGGTGCTCGCGGGCAACACTCCGTACCAGTCGTCGGGTGCGGCCCCGGGAACCCCTTCTGCAGCGAGTGCGACCAGGGAACGAAGCGAAGATGCATCATCCGGTTGCCCCGTCACGCTGCGTCGCAACTGAGCGGTCGCGCCCCGCAGCGTGAGCCGAGCGCTCGGCAGTTCCGCGACGAGGTGGGGCTCTCCGAAGCGAAAGAAGGCGCTCGGGTGCTGATCCTCGTCCGCAATCGCACACACAAGCAGTTCACCGCGTGCGCGCGAGCAACTTTGCACAAACAGACGTAACTCGTCGTGGATGGTTTCTTTGCGCGACGGTGCGACGGCCTCCTCGCCACGTAGCCACCGTTCGAGTGTCGTCGCTCCGAGCAGTGACCCGCGTGCTCGCAAGTTGGGCCAGGATCCGTCTTGCGCACCAATCACCACCACAGTCTGGAACTCTCGCCCGATCGCCCCCTGCGGTGTCGTCACCGTGACAGCCTCGCGCTCGGCGCGCTGAGCGAGCGAGTCTTCGGGAATGGCACTCTCGAGAAGTTCCTCAAGGAGAATCTGAATAGGCTGCTCGCTGTCTTGTTCTTCATGACGTTGCAGGGCAAAGAAGAGCCCCATCACCGCGTCAAGTGACTTATGGGCTTCATCTGCGCGAGACCCGCGCCCGTCGAGCGCATCCTCTTGCCAGCGCTCAGCAAGCCCGGTTTTCTCCCAGAGCGCCCACAACACCTCACGCGGAGAGCCCTCGGCCTCTCGCACCTTGACGCCGGCTGCCGCGGTGCGACCGAGCTTGCGAAGCGCACGCCCTCCGGCGCTGTCAACGATTGGTTGTTCACCGGGGTAAGTGAAGGCTTCCGCGACAAGGTCTTCAACGAGCAAATCGTCTTGTCCGGCCTCACGGTCCCCCTGCCGCCCGAGCAGGAGCAGGGCACCTCGCAGCCGTCGAACAGCGACGGGGTCGAGACCGCCGATGACACCTCCGGCGAGTTGCAGCACCTCATGCGCATCGAGGGGCCGAACATCGAGTGCGTGTTGCAGTAGCCGAATGAGTTCTCGCACAATCTGGTGCTCGCGAAGGATCACTCCTCCCGCAGCGATTCCCGTCGGCACCTGGTGCCCCGCAAGAATTCGAGCGACCCGGTTCGCCTCACCTCGAGTGCGGCAGATGACCGCCATCTCAGTCCAAGGAACCTTTTTGACTTCACCCAAGCCGAGCTTTCGCGCGCGCAGTCGGTGTGCGATGATTCCAATTTGCTCCGCGGGGGAAGCCGCTGCGGCAAACTGCACGGCGGGGGCCTCGCCCGCCGGCACGCCTTCCTCTGAGGTGAGGGCTTCCCGCTGCTGGACCGCACCGAAAGCACCCACTCGCGCCGTCAGGTCGCGCACGAACCCGCGCAACTCGGCGTTGTGCCGATACACGGTGCTCAGCACTGCAACCTGCTCCGGTTCCGTCGGCGAACTCAACGCGCCTCGCCGCCCAAGCTCGACGTTGAGTCCAGCAAGCACACGCGTGCGTTCTCCCTGAAACGTGCCCGTCGCGAGATCTGGGTCGCCAAACACCCAAACACTGCTGCCCGCACGAACGCACCCCGCGAGCAGCGCCAGCTCGCCTTCCCCGAGTTCTTGGGCATCGTCGACCAAAATCAGCTTGGGGATGCGTAGCCGACCTGCGTCTTTGGCACCCGGCTGGTGAACCGCAGTGTCGCCGCACAAGGCGATAGCCGCGTCACGTAGCAGGGCACTTGAGCTGAGCTCTGTCGGGCGCTCGGCCCTCAAACGGTCAGCTCCCGCTGCAATAATTTCGAGCGTCTCAAGCCAACGCTCGATAAGTCCGCTGTCTGGGGCCCTGGTAAGAGCCTCGCGCTGGGACTGGTCTCGTGCCTTCATCAGCTCGGCAGCCAACTGTTGCGGCGTCACACCAAAATCGTCGAGCACTCGCCATAGCTCACGAAGCTCCGCACGATAGGTGGGGCTCTGCACAACCTCGGGCACGAGGCCCGCGACCGTGGGCTGGCCAGAAGCCAGGCGATCCTCAACCACCTCGGCGACGACCTCGTCTTGCACGGTTCCCGTGAGCAACCGGGGTGGGGTCTCGCCCGCTATAGCCGCGGCCCGTGTGAGGATGGCAAAGGCGAAAGAGGCTGCCGTGCGCACCGGGGTTCCCCCGAAGGCACGGCCGACAGCGCGCTCAAGCCGAGGCCTCAGCTGAGCCGCAACCAAGCGGTTTGGCGCAAGCACTAAAACATCAAGTTCGTCCCATCCGGGCAGCTGCTGAGCGCGTCGAAATGACTCGATAAGCACCTCAGTTTTACCCGTGCCCGGAGCCCCCAAAACGCGGGCGTGGCGCTCGGGATCGAGTGCCAGCGCCCGCGCTTGGGAGGTGTCAAAATGGGTCATGCGATTAGCCTAGTGAGCACCTCCGACATTGAGGCTCGCGACGCCCCGCGCCTAGGCTTGCGATGCACTCCTGCGGCGGCGTGCCACAAGTGCCAGCGCAGCGCCAGCTACGAGAAGCAAGACTGCCCCTCGAATACATCCGTCAGCTTCAGCTCCCGTTGTCGACAGTGTGTCCGAGGCACCACCCTCCCCTACTCCGCCCTGTGGATCAATTGTCGGGGGCGCGCTCGGAGGTGTTGTCGGTGGTGTTGAAGTTTCATTGCCCGCGAGCTCCACTGTGGCGTTTGCATCTGCCGTTGCTGTGACCTGCAGCGTTCCGTTGCCCGTTGCTGTGGCGGTGTTGTTCACCTTACCCAGCTTCATATCAGCCGCGGTGACGGTGGAGGTCGCATGTGCCCGCACTGATTCCCCAGCAGAAAGCGTGTGTTCCCCGGCGACGGGCCACTCAACGACAAGGTCTTTGACGCCACTAAGGTGATCAACAAGTTCAACGTCTTCAAGCGATGTTTCTCCGGTATTCGTGATCACAAATGACCATTCAATCTTTGCGCCGACGGTCGCCTCGCCAACCAGTTTCCCGGTCTTCGTTAGCGAAATTGCGACGGTGTCGAAGCGGTAGCCAAAATCAACATCCGGGATCACGGTGTCTACGCCTAGCGCAATCGCACCCGAGTCGCTGTTCAAGTCACCATCAAGGTCATACACGTTGCGCAGAACTTCATCAGATGCCACCCGCACAGTTTCGGTATCAACAACGGTTCGGTAGTCACCCGAGTGCAGTGAAGTGAAGCTGTAGTTTCCATTCGCGTCAGTAGTCGTCTCAGCCACCTTGGCATCGGCATCGTTGTAGAGCGACACAGTTGCGCCCTCGATTCCGGTTCGCGCACGCAGCAGAGAGTCTCCGTCTGCCCAGACCTGCCCTGTAATCGCGCTTGAAAGCACCTTTGCATCGGCCCTGTTTGAGAACCCAAAGGCGCCGTTCAGTCCGAGCCAGGCACGAGTCGCATTCACGAGCACGTCACCCGATTCCTGCCCGTTCACGGTCCCCGTAAGCTTCAAACCGCCAACTCCGGTTGGCCCAGCGTCGAAGTCGGCATCGACAACACGAAGCGCTGTAATGCCGTCAATCTCGGCGAGATTAATACCCGCTGCGCTGATCCACCCGTGCGAATCGTCGTTTGCCTCGGCGGAATACACGGTCAGAGGGTCAGCGGTTGTGTACTCAAGCGAGGATCCGGCCGCACTCGGTCCCGTGAGCTCTGCAGCGGTCAATTTCAGTTCGCCCGCGAAGGTCGAGCCGCGAGGATCGCCGTTCCAGGGCAGTACGTCAACGAAGTAGCTCAACCCCTGGGACTGGCTTGTCGTGTTGTACCAGTTCGACTCCCAGGTGATCGACTCACCAACCTCAACAGCGCTTGGGCCAACAACTCGCTTCTCCTGGGTGACCTCGGCGATCTGCTGCACGATGACGGAGACTTTGTCGCTGCGAGTGCTCACCGACTGTGTGTTACCGGTGGCGCTGATCACCGCGTTCGTCACCATCTCGTTTCCGGTGGGCGCAAACCTCGAGGTCTTTGCGCCGTACACGATCGGCGGCAGCTGAGTGTCGGTACTCGCGATTCCCTTATAGGTGAAAGTGATCGTGAATCCGGTTTCGGCGTCTCCCGTCATCTCACTCTCCCAGAGCGGATCGAGACCGGTCAGATCGACAGTGTCAATTCCCTTCGGAACCGTTGCCACAACCTTGAGGTTCTGCGCTGTCGCGACGTATTCGGCACCGGGAGGTGCCGTCATCGTCGGGTTCAGGGTGTACACCAGGTCCGATTTTGTCGTAGTTGCGCTGTGGTCAACGAGTGCCCCAACACTCAGTCGGTAGTCGCCGACATTAACAACGTAGCTCGACGTCAGAAGCACGGGCCGCTCTGCGAGGCTCCAGCGCGCATGATCCGTTGCCGTCGTGGCAGCCTGGCCCACGATCCTGAAGGGGGTGTCAACCACAAAATACGCCGCGTTCGCTGTTGCCGACTCATTGTCAGCCCAAACACCCGCCGTGTAGGCCACCCGAATTCCCGAGACCACCTCTGGCCCACCGGCCTCTTCGATACTCGAGTACCAAGTGTTACTCTCGGGCTCGTTACGCAGCACACCGTCGGTGTACTGCACGGTGTACTTCGAGGCGGAAATACCCGCCGTGCCCATGCGAGCGCCAACGTACATGCGCGCATCAACGATCTGCTGTTCGCTGGTGTCCCAGAAGTCATAGACGACCAGGTCGGTCGCACCCTTCGTAATGTTGTCTTCAACTGCTGGGCGCAGTGACAGACGAGCGATAACCAAGCTGCCCGGTGCGACCTCCTTGCTCGTCAGGTTTGCGATGTTCTTAACGTTGTTTCCCCACTGGGGAGGATCGGTCTTTACGTCGCCGTTTGAGGCCTGGTTCGAGAAGAGATACATGCTCTTTTCGGCGGTCTCGTTTGTGCGCGTTGCCGGGCGACTCATTGTGCGCGAAACACTCGCGCTGCTGGTGTCTACGGCTACGGGATCACCCTCAACCGACTTCCAGTCAACCGGGGTGACCTTATTGTTGATCGTCAGGTTGCTGCCGTTTGCCGGCAACTGGTTGTCGCGGATCCAGAATCGCAGTTCAACCCAGGCTTCGGGAGCGTCAGTAAACCCGTCGAAAGTCAGTTCGATGGATCGCCCCGTCTGTACAAGGCCGACCGTGCCGCCCGCCTCGGAGGTGCGTTTGACGGCGGCCTGGTAGTCGGCGGCAGCCGCGCCGGTGCCAGAGACCGTGTAGGTGTCGTTGACTACAAAGGGCTGCGCAAGCTGGGTGTCTCGCGCTCCAACGGCGAAAGCATTGCGAGCTTGCAGCGCACTCACTCGGAAATCAATCCAACGGGCGGTTACCGAGCCAAGGCCATCACCGAAGTCGTGGCTTGAACCGTTGGTGCTCGCGTCGTAATTGAGGTAACCCTTCCAAAGCTCAACCTTGGCTTCGTTCACCACGGTAATGGGGTCCGTGCTCGCCGTGGTTGTCTGCCCCGCAACTGTGCCGGTCAGCTTCGGCGTGTACACCGATTCATTCGCAACCGCGCCCGAGGGAATCGCTCGGAGGGTGGCGAACGTCGCCAGCACTTGATTCGACTCACCATTCGCGGCCGTCACGGTTGAGGTGACGGTGCGACCGTCGTTCGAGAGTTCATAGCTCGAGGTCGTAAACGCACCGGTGGAATTAAGAACAACGAGGCTCTGCTCGTCCCACGTCCAGCCGACCGGGAGCGTTTGTGACAGCACACCGTCGTGCAGATCTACCGCGGTGAGCTCCCACTTGAAGCCAACCGCATCATTGCTCGCGACAACCCCGTTGTTTGGTGAGGGGTCCAACGGGGTCGAGACCTGCCCGTCGTATTCGGTCACAATCGACAAGCTCTGAATCGTGCCACTGTCGGCCTGCGCTACCTGCGCGGTCTGCGTCAACCCACCAACGACAAGTACCGTGCCGAGAACACCCGCAGCGATTCGCCGTGCGATTCGTCCCGCACGATCCCGCAGTCGCATTCGACTTTCGACGTTCCCCCGCAAATCAGCGCTCAAAACTATAATCCCCCCCCAGATACTTCAACAGGCTGTCGCCGGTCGCACGGCAGTGCGACCCCCGCCCTCGTTAGCGCACTCCTGGCAGTGAACACCGCCAGACAAAACTGCACCCTAAAGCTATCGAGCCGCAGAGCCCCTCACCCCTCCAACGACGGCAAATAGGTGACGAACGAGAAAAGCTCAGTACGGTTCTGAGAGGGGGCAAGACAAAATCGACGCCAGCTCAGTACCTCTACGTGCAGCGCTTGTGAGATCTCAGTGCGAGAATCTTGCCGCTACACACTGCGCTCACGGCGAACGGGCCCCCAATTCCAACACCGAGTCACCGCTCCCACCATAGACTCGAAGCAGAATCAGCCGTGGCACCCTGCCACCGTTTTGAAGGAGGCACCCGTGGAAGTTCGTATCGGCATCAAGCACTCACCTCGCGAACTGTCGTTCGAGACCGACTCAACCGCAGACGAACTGCGCGCGCTCATCCAAGAGGCCGCGGCAAAAGATGGCGGTCTCGTCGCGCTCTCCGACAGCAAGGGCAAGCAGTACCTGGTTGACGCAGGATCCATCACCTACGTCGAGTTCGGTGGAGACGCTGGCCGCAAGGTCGGCTTTATCAGCTAGTCCCTCGGATTACCTCAGCACCGCGGCCACTGCATCGAGCAGTGCGTCCGCGGTTTGTTGTTTTGTGCCAGAAATTCGCTCCACAAGTGCGCCCGACGCTTCAATAATGTGCAGCGTGTTGTCGCTCGATTCGAAGCCCTCGCTCCAGCCAACCGAGTTCACGGCGAGCAGGTCCACACCCTTTCGCGCGAGCTTGCGACGGCCACGCTCCATCAGTTCAACTTCATCAGCCGCAGTCTCGGCTGCAAAGCCGACAAGCACCTGACCGGGGCGACGATCCCGAACCAATCCCGCCAAGATATCGGGGTTCTCCAGCAGCGTGAGCGTTGGCGGCCCATCACTGTCTTCCTTGCGGATCTTCTCCTCCGAGACCCCCGCAACACGGTAGTCCGACACAGCGGCCGCCATAATCACCACCTCTGCGCCCGCCGAGCCCGCGTGTGCGGCCGACTCCAGCTCGGCTGCGGTGCCAACCGGCACCACGCGCACCGCGGGATTGTCGGCGACCTCGGCGAGCACTGAATCGTCGATATTCGCGGAGAGCAGCACAACCTTCGCACCGCGCGCGGCAGCGGCAGCGGC is a genomic window containing:
- a CDS encoding DUF3107 domain-containing protein yields the protein MEVRIGIKHSPRELSFETDSTADELRALIQEAAAKDGGLVALSDSKGKQYLVDAGSITYVEFGGDAGRKVGFIS
- a CDS encoding DUF7507 domain-containing protein, whose amino-acid sequence is MSADLRGNVESRMRLRDRAGRIARRIAAGVLGTVLVVGGLTQTAQVAQADSGTIQSLSIVTEYDGQVSTPLDPSPNNGVVASNDAVGFKWELTAVDLHDGVLSQTLPVGWTWDEQSLVVLNSTGAFTTSSYELSNDGRTVTSTVTAANGESNQVLATFATLRAIPSGAVANESVYTPKLTGTVAGQTTTASTDPITVVNEAKVELWKGYLNYDASTNGSSHDFGDGLGSVTARWIDFRVSALQARNAFAVGARDTQLAQPFVVNDTYTVSGTGAAAADYQAAVKRTSEAGGTVGLVQTGRSIELTFDGFTDAPEAWVELRFWIRDNQLPANGSNLTINNKVTPVDWKSVEGDPVAVDTSSASVSRTMSRPATRTNETAEKSMYLFSNQASNGDVKTDPPQWGNNVKNIANLTSKEVAPGSLVIARLSLRPAVEDNITKGATDLVVYDFWDTSEQQIVDARMYVGARMGTAGISASKYTVQYTDGVLRNEPESNTWYSSIEEAGGPEVVSGIRVAYTAGVWADNESATANAAYFVVDTPFRIVGQAATTATDHARWSLAERPVLLTSSYVVNVGDYRLSVGALVDHSATTTKSDLVYTLNPTMTAPPGAEYVATAQNLKVVATVPKGIDTVDLTGLDPLWESEMTGDAETGFTITFTYKGIASTDTQLPPIVYGAKTSRFAPTGNEMVTNAVISATGNTQSVSTRSDKVSVIVQQIAEVTQEKRVVGPSAVEVGESITWESNWYNTTSQSQGLSYFVDVLPWNGDPRGSTFAGELKLTAAELTGPSAAGSSLEYTTADPLTVYSAEANDDSHGWISAAGINLAEIDGITALRVVDADFDAGPTGVGGLKLTGTVNGQESGDVLVNATRAWLGLNGAFGFSNRADAKVLSSAITGQVWADGDSLLRARTGIEGATVSLYNDADAKVAETTTDANGNYSFTSLHSGDYRTVVDTETVRVASDEVLRNVYDLDGDLNSDSGAIALGVDTVIPDVDFGYRFDTVAISLTKTGKLVGEATVGAKIEWSFVITNTGETSLEDVELVDHLSGVKDLVVEWPVAGEHTLSAGESVRAHATSTVTAADMKLGKVNNTATATGNGTLQVTATADANATVELAGNETSTPPTTPPSAPPTIDPQGGVGEGGASDTLSTTGAEADGCIRGAVLLLVAGAALALVARRRRSASQA
- a CDS encoding UrvD/REP family ATP-dependent DNA helicase, whose product is MTHFDTSQARALALDPERHARVLGAPGTGKTEVLIESFRRAQQLPGWDELDVLVLAPNRLVAAQLRPRLERAVGRAFGGTPVRTAASFAFAILTRAAAIAGETPPRLLTGTVQDEVVAEVVEDRLASGQPTVAGLVPEVVQSPTYRAELRELWRVLDDFGVTPQQLAAELMKARDQSQREALTRAPDSGLIERWLETLEIIAAGADRLRAERPTELSSSALLRDAAIALCGDTAVHQPGAKDAGRLRIPKLILVDDAQELGEGELALLAGCVRAGSSVWVFGDPDLATGTFQGERTRVLAGLNVELGRRGALSSPTEPEQVAVLSTVYRHNAELRGFVRDLTARVGAFGAVQQREALTSEEGVPAGEAPAVQFAAAASPAEQIGIIAHRLRARKLGLGEVKKVPWTEMAVICRTRGEANRVARILAGHQVPTGIAAGGVILREHQIVRELIRLLQHALDVRPLDAHEVLQLAGGVIGGLDPVAVRRLRGALLLLGRQGDREAGQDDLLVEDLVAEAFTYPGEQPIVDSAGGRALRKLGRTAAAGVKVREAEGSPREVLWALWEKTGLAERWQEDALDGRGSRADEAHKSLDAVMGLFFALQRHEEQDSEQPIQILLEELLESAIPEDSLAQRAEREAVTVTTPQGAIGREFQTVVVIGAQDGSWPNLRARGSLLGATTLERWLRGEEAVAPSRKETIHDELRLFVQSCSRARGELLVCAIADEDQHPSAFFRFGEPHLVAELPSARLTLRGATAQLRRSVTGQPDDASSLRSLVALAAEGVPGAAPDDWYGVLPASTSAPIYDLAADAELRVPVSPSQLERAEECPLDWVIASLGGGTGSVQASLGTLVHHALETAQDPDPEALLAAVEREWHKLPFDAEWESERGRRLAAAMTAGLSDYLREFAASDRELVGRETLFEIPIERAVLRGMADRLELRSLADGSVEVTVVDLKTGRTPPTKAATETHAQLQAYQLGVVLGAFQLAEGEELPQNAHSGGARLLYVHPDATRGGGFVERAQGPMSEEAAQELSERVVKVSHVMAAGEFTARVEHHCSDPHKPGNCRLHIVQAVSHA